The Verrucomicrobiota bacterium genome contains the following window.
GGCCATTGATCCATGCCAGGTCCGCCCAGGTCGAGCGTGGCAATTAGCCGTCCCGAATCCAGGCGTTCAATACCCGGACTGTAAGCGAAGACCTCCCCAGGTTTCGGAGTACTAAATACCGTAACATAATCATCGGCCAAAGGACGGATTTTCTCCCCCTGAAGGGGGACGATACTGAAGGTTAAAAAAAGCAAACTACAAACTCTCCAGGTAAGGCCGGAGGTTGCTCTTAATACTGCAGGTAATGCGGGTGGAACGGTTTGTTGCATTGTCGAATCAGGAATCCTGGATGTCATTGGCGGTTGATTTGTTGAAAAACTTTTCTATTAACAGGGTTGCAGTCATGCCTACGATGAGAGTCGTAAGGGTTCCGAGCACTACGGTTAGAAAATCATGAAACGGACTGCGCAGAAATTCGGGCCACAGTGTCCACCGGGAGGAAAGGGTGGTCCAGAAAATCACGGTAATACCACTCATCACACCTATCACGGCTCCTCGGCTAATGTTGGTGCGGGATGAGAGAAATCCGAAAAGGAATAAACCCAACATCCCGCCATTGAAAATGCCTGCCAGGATCCACGCGGCATCCAGGGCACTCCCCATGCGCGTGCTCATGGCCCAAGCGATCGACAATGCCAGGATCGCCCAGGCAAGGGTCGCCAACCGCAATACAAGCATCTCTTCGCGCTCACCGCACCGCGACTTTGCAAAACGCCGGTAAAAATCATTGAGTATGATGGTGGCGGATGAATTGAGGCTCGTGGAAATCGTACTCATGGCCGCGGAAAATATCGCCGCAATCAAAAGACCGGTCACTCCGGAAGGAAGAGCTGTAACAATAAAATAAGGAAAGACGGAATCAGCTTTACCCGCTGACTGGTAGGCTTCCGCCAAGTCCTCCGGTCGTGCTGTGTAATAAGCAAATAACGCGGTTCCGATGAAAAAGAATACCGCCGACAAGGGGATATACATTAACCCACCCAACCACAGGCTTTGCCTGGCATCCTTGTCAGATCGGGAAACGTGATAGCGCTGAATATAATTTTGATCGATTCCAAAATTCTGGAGATTAATGGTCAGTCCGAACAGGAGCATCACCCAGAATGTTGGCTCCGCCAGGCTCCAGCCAAAACTCCCCAAACTGAATTTGCCATGAGCCTGACTGATCTCCCATAGCTGCGCCATACCGCCCGGAATTCCATAAATCATTATCCCCAAACAAAAGAGCGCACCCAAAACTAAAATCACCGTCTGAAGGGCATCGGCCCAAATGACTGCGGTAATGCCTCCTACCAAAGCATAAATGGTCGTGAATATCGTAGTAAGCAGGATCACACTCTGGATGTTCCAGCCCAAAAGAACGTTCAAGGGCAACGCCATAAGGTAGGAAATAACCGCCATCCGGGTCAGCTGTATGATGAGATAGCTTGAACTCGCATAAATCCTCGCCCAGGTACCAAAACGTTTCTCCAGGTGGGAATAGGCTGAAACAAACCCACTATTTCGATAAAATGGAAGAAACCATTTGACGCCGATCCAGGTGGC
Protein-coding sequences here:
- a CDS encoding sodium:solute symporter, whose protein sequence is METHFSLLDGIILALYFATMMGMGFLFRRGSTSVAGFTAANNALPGWLCGLSILATYVSSISFLALPGKAYASNWNSFVFSLSLPIATWIGVKWFLPFYRNSGFVSAYSHLEKRFGTWARIYASSSYLIIQLTRMAVISYLMALPLNVLLGWNIQSVILLTTIFTTIYALVGGITAVIWADALQTVILVLGALFCLGIMIYGIPGGMAQLWEISQAHGKFSLGSFGWSLAEPTFWVMLLFGLTINLQNFGIDQNYIQRYHVSRSDKDARQSLWLGGLMYIPLSAVFFFIGTALFAYYTARPEDLAEAYQSAGKADSVFPYFIVTALPSGVTGLLIAAIFSAAMSTISTSLNSSATIILNDFYRRFAKSRCGEREEMLVLRLATLAWAILALSIAWAMSTRMGSALDAAWILAGIFNGGMLGLFLFGFLSSRTNISRGAVIGVMSGITVIFWTTLSSRWTLWPEFLRSPFHDFLTVVLGTLTTLIVGMTATLLIEKFFNKSTANDIQDS